One Arachis hypogaea cultivar Tifrunner chromosome 2, arahy.Tifrunner.gnm2.J5K5, whole genome shotgun sequence genomic window, AGTGCACTACTTGCCCAAAATAATATAGAgataacaataattttttattttctaaattaattaataattttggtgttgtgtgcAGGGAGCAGCCACAACATGCTACGTTGCTCTGCATCCAAGCGTGAAAGGTGTGAGTGGGAAGTACTTTCTGGATTGCAATGAATTCCAACCAAGTGCATTTGCCTCAAACGAACTCTTAGGAAGAAAACTCTGGGACTTCAGCAACAAGTTGATCAACTCAATTTCCAAACCTTGAtctacaataaataaataaatactatatatAATTAGGTCTCTTCATTTGCCCTACATGGGACAGAACATTGTTGTGTCAAAATTATGATTAATTATTATGCCTATTTGCACTAGAGATACCCACTAGTACTGAAGTTGTATAAGCTTAATTGTCATAATTAATCCCATGTTTCTCGTACATTACTATTTTTATCTTTGTACCTACAATTTAGAgttcttttgagaaagaaaaaaaatcatattttttctatttttttaaaagctctcaattaattttttaaaaaattaaaagtatttttttaaaatgatctaAATACatgtaatataatttttcataattcaaaagtaaaaaattttttttattacttttcaaacggtttttaaattctaaattttaaatcttaatcctaaagtctaattgtataaaaataagagaaaatttaGGGAGCTAccacttttattaaaatatgcTCAGTATTTAACCAGCAAAAAGAAAAACGAGTAATCTCACACTATCAAAAATACTAATGATACCTAATTGATGattacaaataataaaatttactgTCTCTAACACTCCTCTAAAAATATAGTGttattaatattgataaaaagtaTTAGTTTATTGTGACATTTTTTTGtgtttgattattttaattttttttactggcTTACCTGCTGAATAATTAGCGAAAAACATTAATGTTGATCATGCTCCCACAAGCCCAAAGCAAGAACGACGAAAGCAGAAGCAGCAACAACAACCGCCGCAAAGATTGGTGGAACAATGAGATCAATTCTAGACTTGAAGAAAAGCTCAACTGGGAAACAAAGCCTGTCTCCTGGAAAATCCAAAGGGACTCTAATGTTAGTGGACCCTTCAACATTATTATTATGAATAATAGGATTGATGTTATTATTATTGGTGCATTTTCGggagaatgaagaagaaggagatatgGCAGAGACAAAAGCCACTTCAGGGGACAAAGAAGCCACTGCCACAGTTAAGGTTAGTAGGGTGACCCATGCGGCTGAATAGATTAGTAGTGGTGCCCATATGCTTATTATTCTTGTCAGCTGCTGCAAACGGATTAGATTACAGAGCCACCAAAgggacattattattattatcgttgTTGTTGTGGGGAATGCACAATATAATGATAATGGGTTCTAAGAATATATAGGAGGTAGTTGAATTTATATTGCTGGTTGATCGATAAGAGTAGTTAAATGAGGATTTGGACCATCTGCTCTTTTTCCCCATTTTCTATATATGGCAGTGATAGtatgtattttgttttatatgATGTGACACTAAAATCATAATATACTAGAtttttctgtatatattttttaaatatcgataaagtgttttaaattttaaatcttgaatCATAATTCTAAAACCCAAACCCTcacaaaaataaagtttaaaaaatatttttttataaaaaaaaatttatgtatacaCTAATGtacttaattatatataaatatatattatttaatttatttttaatgtatattttatatttcaatctatattttatacagataattaatttagtgatcaatttttatttatacataacaTAATTGTAAAAAAGTATAATTGTgaaaaaatatactaatattaactaattaaaaattaattctctaTACTTATTCTATATTAAAAGATAATCACGATAAGGAAAAAAATGTTGAGTAATATATATTAGGGAAAGCTCAAAATCATAGAGATGTAATGACAATGACCATTTAAATCAACTGGAGTTTCGTTATGATTATGTATGTATTTTATGTTAGcggttcaaatttttttaaatttagcaaAACATTGGTTTTTGTACATTTTAATCTTTAGTTTGAATAGTTTTTTGGTTGTCCACGATCTTCTTCAATTCGACCGGCCAATGACTAATTTATCGtggatataaaattttatttaaaaatttgctatatgtataaagtaaaatttaaacatCTGATCCTTGTTTAAGCAAacaaattaactaattattaaacTTACTCAAATTAGTtagattgtttaatttgaatagtTATATACTgcaaaaaaatttactaaattgCAGGCTTTTTTGGGGTTTGCAGCGACTTTTAACCCACAAAATATGATATGGTGGTTCAGAAAAATGACAGAGTTTGTGTCCTATTATTTAGTTATGGCAGTTTTCATGAAACCGACGCTACTTGAAAAAATTTTGCCACGGTTTATTGCCCCTTGCTAATTTGTTATGATTTTTTGAACATTGAGGTGATTTTCTAACTGTACTATTTTGCAGTGGTTTTTATTGAAGTTCTTGCAGTTTCAAATCCTAGCAGATTACTCATTTTGCAAACAAATTTGCTGTTTTGTGGGGTTGTAAACCACTTTAAAAAGTGTTGATACAGGAAGCAATACAaatgattataatttaaaaaagtgTTTGTATTCACAAATTAATActactaaaaattaaataattataatgtcTAAAAACtcataaataaaaaagagaggGTTAAGCCTTATAATATCCTGACACGTTTAAAGAGTGATTAAATGAGTTGGTCGAAATACGTGGAACCGGTGCAAAGAAAATTACTTTTTAATTTGAGGGTTGAGGTTGTTTGTTGAGGTTTTGGTGGGGAATGGGATGCAAATAAGGTAGGGTAGTATACACAGGTCATATATAATAGGCTAATAGCATTAGCATGAATATGATACTTTGGTGGTGGTTATGCCAAGTGGTAACCAAGTTTAATTTTGCGAGGTGTAGGTTTTCGGTTCGGCTTTTGGTGTAGTACTGTGATTAGTTATTAGTTAGATATCATTAGAGAGCAACTTCATGATGTTATTATTGGTCAACGTGGAAGGAAGCACATTGGTGGTTGGGAAGAGGCAACGACCTCCTTGTTGTAGAACGGTTAAGTTTTCACATCTAATTATAAGTTGTTAGATATTATGTCAATATGATCAGGTATCAACTTAAATAAATGAGATTTGCAATTAATTTAAGGTAGATAATAGGTTGGCCAATACTCCGATactaagttatatatatatatatattagaaaattattagaatttattattttttattattagttagttattaatatttaaaaatacgagataaaatatgttattgaattattagactaaatgaattaaattaaaaaattaagttaatagttaaataatgataaaatataataaattttaataatttttagcattttctatatatatatataatactgaaaataaataacatatttgtaattgtattttatttaaatatttttaacgaATAAAACTTACAATACAtgttatttattcttattttctttgtatTATTTACACACTTTTAATTTAGTCGTTTATTCTGTATTAGAGTAGGCATGTACTACCAAAAAAACGCAACTTAACAACGGGAAGATACCTACAAAGAAGAAGCAATAGCAGATCTTCTTGACCGTGATTAAGACTTGCAACGACTTGTATTTCCGTGGCCAAATTGTTTGGAACTTTACCATGTTCTTGCTTGTATATGACAAAGTTGATATGACCTCTCTCAATTGGCATAGACCCAACATTCATCGTGACGAAATCAAACGATCTCCACCGCCAAATTTCTCGTGAGGTACGAGCTATCAAAGAATTTAGTATTTTTCTCCatctttttaagaaaaaaatgttcaatttctatttttttaatttaaacccTAATCTCATGTAAACTCAATTTCTCCAAATCCCCTAGTTTTTTAGCTCCTGCACTTGGCATTTGTTAGCTAACCTTCAGCCAATCCGTTTTGCTAAATCAATTCCATTTAGGTTTTGAGAACAGTCGCACAATCATTTTGTCGAAGAGCAGGGGATATAATAACTCTTATCCGTTCTGAATATGCAATTCGAGTGGGATCAGTAAATTCACTGTGGAGTTGTCGaagaaaatcacaaaatttctGAAATCACGATTCTGCTTGCAATCCCAAATCACAAAGACGAAGACTAGAAGAAATCCTAAGTTGCTCCATTGCGCTTCTCTCACCATCATGCTATCTAAAGGTAGTGCTCTGAATCTTTGCTCTCTCAAACACTGAAATTTGAGTCTCttgattaatttatattttctctttttctcttaatGTTGAAGATGATTACCTTGTCTGAGGCATGACTCGCAATGGTGCTTTGAGCATCTCTTTTAAAACTATCACTACAATAAATATGGGTTTTAGCAACGTTAAATTTTACAACGCCTTATGTAAGAATCAGAGCAaatgctttaataaaataataatttaattgtccgAAATAGGTTCAAAAACATAGAAgtgttctttttaaaatataaaggtaaaatttgaattcaataaatttttttgagtggaaaaatgtatcttttgcgaagtttttttataaatatgCGTACCGGTGCTTAAGTCGGCAataccggctctagtctgtctAGTATcacattttaagaaaaataagattttgaaaatttaatttattatttttgaaagacaaaaatattttagaattgaaaaccggacACTAATTCTAAAGATTTTggtccaaagttgggccaaatgaATCTAAAATGCTGACGGGTTGGACCGGGTCCAAATCGGACCCAAGACCCAACATTATACACACAACTAATGAGCTTTCAGCTCATTTTCACCCTAAATGGGAGTGTGGGGCGTTGaatagagaagagaggagaagaaggtgatgacactattcatcttctccttcatttggccataacttgagatacggagttccgattgacgtgccgtttgcggccacgcgaagctctcgtCGAGCTCTTCATTTTTATCTAGCCTTTGCTGATAAGAACTCACATCTCATTCTCTAGTTTTCTGTCCTAAATATTTTTGCATTTTTAGGTTTTgtatttgagtagattttgtgattttgtttgtttaagggtgatctagcattggaataTTGTTAGATTTTGCCTCTAATCTCATTGGTTAAGGTAAGTCTCTTCAAACTCTTGTGGTTTGATATTTCGGTTAGCCATAGTGTTGATTCTTGATATGTTATATGTGTATAGCTTGATAGTTGGTGAGTTTTGGTAGTGGTGTTGGTGCTTGAGACTTGTTGATCTTGTTGGAATTAAGCTTTGGGTGTTTGTGCTTTTGGAAAATCggttaaggtatggtttcgattttctttatgtaatatgtaatgtttctggacacttaggctagttgaccttaagtaGATAGGATTGAAAGATGGTTGTGTATGATTAATTATATGTGAAATTATATTTGATGATGAAGGGGATGACATGGAGAGTTAGAATGTATGACATATGAAATATGATGaatatatgataaatattgatgttgaatatgattttgatgGGTGGTGATTAATATTGATGATGATATTGGGTGTTGAATATTCTGATTAGTGTTAATATTAAATGGTGGTGGGTGATGCCTATGaggatttaaattaaaaaattgttaagGTTGAGATATTGATTTATGAATTGtggatttttgttaaattatggTGGAAAGATTGAGTGAAATGAAGGTTGAGTTGATTGAAGTGTAATGAAATGGTAAAGTGTAGTATGAGGTAGTGTTTTGTGATGGATTAGGTATgttttgatttggtttggttGTGGAATTTGGAAACTAGAGAACTTTGATGTTTTtgtgtaaaacttgatttttgatggactttgacagatcataacttgagcttcagatattgaaattgattgaaaattattttaaattaaagatgatttcaagagctttaaaatgatataaagtttgttgAAATGGAgctttgtagaggaagttatgaacgttAAAAGTTTggtatttaaaattgaaaattctgCAACTTGATATTTTTCTGCAAACTGAGATGCATGCGTACGCAGACCAATGCCTCATATGCGGATGGTGGCCTCTGTTTAGCACTCTTGCGTACGCAGGCCCAGGTATGCGTACGCGAAATGTTCCAATTTTCATGTATGCATAAGCGGACATACTATATGCGTACGCGGACATACCTTTTTCAACGTGTGCATACACACAacccctgttttgctgaaaatatacttttcttcacttttaaggGTTCTCTAGCTTTTCAAACTTTCCTAAATTTTTCTTAAGACTTGTGGCTAGTAATTAGGCCCTAAGACTAGTATAGATGGGCTTATGTTGAGATTAATGGATTTTTATGCGGGTTTTAGAAGATGGTGACATAGGCTTGGTATGTCAGTTAGGTGGATTTGTCTTGTGAACTAATGGGGAGTTAGATTAATGATGAACTTGATAAATTGATGATGGATGATGAGATTGAAACTTGAAAATGAATGACTATGGTTAATGGAATGAGTATGAACGGAAGTGTGCTATGAGCAGTGGCCTCTGAGATAGTTTATGTAATTGTGATATGCATTGTTTTGGTAATTTGCTATTCACCTCGGGCAAGGGCTGTGGTAgtctcccgcttgtcgaggtagcgGTGCTGGCGTAGGGTCTGTGGCAGTCTCCCACCTATGTTGAGATGAGAGGTTTGAAGCTGGGCTTCCCACTCACATTTCTCTCTAGtcgcaaggtggtagggcactaaccaaCGGAATCATGCCGCATCCAGAGAAAGGTGGTAGAGCACTCTCCCTCAGAATGTTTCCCTCGGAAAGGAGAAGGttgtagggcactcatcccttgAAATTATTTCTCCTGagtatgcgcaacagagagactaatcTAGAAGTTGCTGACTGGATTTTGTGTTGGGTTTGGCACTATAACCGACATGtcatatcacagccaataggacagaaattcttcatatgcatctcttatgtgcttgtttgctttgattacttgaaatttgcctaattgtataatatgcctacctgcttcttgaattacttgcttgcatGTACTTGTGATTCTCTGGCATTGAGGAGGATCAGaaggcagtggcgatgggatcgcacggaggttaggttggcgaaggctatgggatacagcggtgtgattagtattagttagaaatctcctaagtttagataaccctgtttattgtttatggtttatgttatttatttcattaagcttgaatatctattTGGTGCAAAGTTCTAGGGTTGCCTTTGGCATcccttacatcttatatattgggcactgttaccatactgagaacctccggttctcatactatatgttgttgttttttagataCAGGTCGCAACCCACTTCGGTGAGTTTGCGgatggtgacagagcagaggaTCTTTTGTTATCTTTGTGTTTTGTTTATTATGTGGTAGTTCTCTCATCTTTCGTATATTttactttatggccttagaggcttgatttgagagataagttgtataagctgttttaaacttCCAAAACCCTTTTGTATTTTAGTTTGACTAGCTGacctaaactccgcaggctgtgactagtcatcattttggtatatcttacttatatatatatatatatatatatatatatatatatatatatatatatatatatatatatatatatatatatatcatcttgTGTATCTTagagctatctacaaggttttatGTATATTATGTTTTGTTTTGTCCGTGCCTACGCGTTTAATTATTGTGTGTGGACGCTTTGCGTTTTGTAATTTCGCtttatgcgactttgagctttattctttcatcgggcttctagttatataaattcttggatatatattatatattaaaagctttagaactgtcgtggcaCTTCGTTATCCTTTActttatggctagaggtaaggcttacgGTAACAGGGTGTTACACCTTAAAACCATTCTTTTAGATAGTTTTAGACAATGATTTTTTATAATACTGCTGTTAAAGTTCAATTTTTcgttattttatagcaacaaaCTAAAACCATTCTCTTTGAcgattttaaagaacggttttataaccgttaccatgatttgattttaagcaacggttttttaatgtttaaataatTGTACAAAAGACACGCATAAAAATCGTTGCCAAAATGCTATACTTTAAAACCGTTTTATTAGATAGTCTTAGAGAACGTTTTTTATAGTGTTGCTGTTGAAGTTCAATTTTGCATTACGTTATAGCATCAAAATAAAACCATTCTCTTTGAGTATTTTAAAGATTGGTTTTATAACCATTACAACAATTTTTTATCAAAcaataattttctaatattatttaaataattatacaaattaaaagacacatataaaaataattataaataatcataCAAATTATAACAAATTTCtctataaatactaaatttatagaatactaaaaaattattgtcataaatatataacaatattatttatagaaaaaataaatataaaataaattgatataaaatattatatattagttaatttcatTCCTGCcctaaaatttaacataatatttttttaacacttcAAAAACTTTTCAACAACCTCCTTCAGAACAAAACGCAGAAACTTGCCAAGTTTTCCTCCATCTACTAGCCCTAACCCACTTATCATCAGAGCCATCATCGAAACAATGCCAAACTTCACTCAGCCCTCACCATCGAGGGAAGCTGCGTCTTTGATCTTCTTGCCGCGTCAGAATCGTTACTGCTTCTCCCTTCTCTGCGTTATCGCCATCATCAAAACAATGCCAAACTTCACCCAGCCCTCACCATCGAAGGAAGCTGCGTCTCTGCTCTCTTAGTCGCATCCATTGCTGCTTCTCCCCTCTCTTCATCATCGTTGTTTCTCCTGTCCATTTCTCCCCTTTCCGTACCATCGCTACTTCTCTTGGCCATTTCACCCCTCTCTGTGCCGTCATTGGTTCTCCTGGCCATTTTTCTCTTTTCCGCCCCGTCGCTGCTTTGCCTGGCTGTTGCAGCTTCTGCCATCTCCTGGTAATTGGTTCTGATTTTGGTATAATGTTGTTCTGATTTTGATCTGGTATTGGTTCTGATTTTGGTATAATGTTGTTTTgcttttgatttgatataatgttttgattttgatttggtaACTAGTTCTGATTTTGGTATAATGctgttctgattttgatttggtaTAATGCTGTCTTGATTTTGATTTGGTACCAAATATAATAATTTGACTTTCAAGTCATTATAActcatttgaattttgaagtgtGTGTAATCTTTTAGTGTCACTTTTCTCAATATGTTTtgtttaggttttagaatttttatgtttttatgagcttgtaaagttattttttttccttcattttgtattgtattttggcAGTTGAGAATAATATATGAAATGTATTTTATTCTTGAAATGTGGGATTTAGACATTAAAGATATAAACTCGGTTCAAGAGAATATGTCACCGAAAAAAATGAGAGAAATATTCGAATGTCATCACTTGATTTGAAAATGGATGAAATGGATTTAAGAACTCTAAGTTTTTTTCTTTGGTAGCTTGgaactcaattttttttctctcatgtATGGTTTTATGTAGCCGAAGCAAATTCGTGAGATTAAGGACTTCCTCCTCACAGCCCATAGGAAGGATGTGCACTATGTGAAAATTAAGCGGAGCAGAGATGTGATCAAGTTTAAAGTTTGTTGCTCCAAGTACCTGTACACCCGTTGTGCTTTTGACCCAGAGAAAGCTGATAAATTGAAGCAATCACTCCCTTCCAGGTTAGTTTTAAgaaattttattattgatatattatgaattacctttttTCTTAAATATGAAACTCTATTAttgttcaatgaaaataaaattgattttatttttaatttttg contains:
- the LOC112741974 gene encoding uncharacterized protein — encoded protein: MSLWWLCNLIRLQQLTRIISIWAPLLIYSAAWVTLLTLTVAVASLSPEVAFVSAISPSSSFSRKCTNNNNINPIIHNNNVEGSTNIRVPLDFPGDRLCFPVELFFKSRIDLIVPPIFAAVVVAASAFVVLALGLWEHDQH
- the LOC112723313 gene encoding large ribosomal subunit protein eL38z/eL38y-like, which encodes MWDLDIKDINSPKQIREIKDFLLTAHRKDVHYVKIKRSRDVIKFKVCCSKYLYTRCAFDPEKADKLKQSLPSRLVLRNFIIDIL